The Ruegeria sp. YS9 genome contains a region encoding:
- a CDS encoding ROK family transcriptional regulator encodes MRARNERLVLSLVRRHQALAKSELARMTGLSAQTVSVIMRQLEKDGLLLRGEPVRGKVGQPSVPMRLNPDGAFFFGLKVGRRSTELVLTDFVGNVRQRKRRTYDYPTPKATLEFSTQSLGKMMSSMSPEAKGRIAGLGIAMPFYLWDWAQALQVPQEEMDPWRVSDLKADLAGRLDMPVFLQNDATAACGAELVFGPADGPRDFLYFYIGFFIGGGVVLNGAIFSGRGNSGAIGPLPVPDGTGGVRPLIDVASLYVLERAITTAGATSQSLWETTERWDVPNVQLENWLKRTASGIAHAIVSSCSLIDFECVKIDGWMPQDIKARLVEMVEDKLSKLNLTGLERPVVLEGTVGPEARSLGAASLPLSERYLSEA; translated from the coding sequence ATGCGGGCCCGCAACGAACGGCTGGTGTTGTCGCTTGTCCGACGTCATCAGGCCCTTGCGAAGTCCGAACTCGCGCGCATGACGGGACTGTCGGCACAAACGGTTTCCGTCATCATGCGTCAATTGGAAAAGGATGGGTTGCTTCTGCGCGGTGAACCGGTCCGCGGGAAAGTCGGGCAACCTTCCGTTCCCATGCGTCTCAACCCGGATGGTGCGTTTTTCTTTGGGCTCAAGGTCGGGCGCCGCAGTACCGAGCTGGTTTTGACTGACTTTGTGGGAAACGTGCGGCAACGCAAGCGGCGAACCTATGACTATCCAACGCCGAAAGCCACTTTGGAGTTTTCCACGCAGAGTCTGGGCAAAATGATGTCATCCATGTCGCCCGAGGCCAAAGGCAGGATTGCGGGTCTTGGAATTGCCATGCCGTTCTACCTGTGGGACTGGGCCCAGGCCCTTCAGGTTCCTCAGGAAGAAATGGACCCGTGGCGCGTATCAGACCTGAAGGCTGACCTGGCTGGTCGCCTCGATATGCCGGTTTTTCTGCAAAATGACGCAACGGCGGCTTGTGGTGCGGAACTGGTATTCGGTCCGGCCGATGGACCAAGGGATTTTCTGTATTTCTATATCGGGTTTTTCATTGGCGGCGGTGTGGTTCTCAATGGCGCGATCTTTTCGGGGCGTGGAAACTCGGGGGCGATCGGCCCCCTGCCTGTGCCGGATGGTACGGGCGGTGTCAGGCCGCTTATCGACGTGGCCAGCCTTTATGTGCTCGAGCGTGCGATCACGACAGCAGGGGCGACCTCGCAGTCTTTATGGGAAACGACCGAACGTTGGGATGTGCCAAATGTTCAACTGGAAAACTGGTTGAAACGGACGGCGAGCGGGATTGCCCATGCGATTGTCTCATCCTGTAGCCTGATAGATTTCGAATGCGTGAAGATTGACGGCTGGATGCCGCAGGACATCAAGGCGCGTTTGGTTGAAATGGTCGAAGACAAACTGTCCAAGCTGAACCTGACCGGTCTTGAGCGCCCCGTGGTGCTGGAAGGGACCGTGGGCCCGGAAGCACGCTCACTGGGCGCGGCAAGCCTGCCGTTGTCGGAACGGTATCTTTCAGAAGCTTAG
- a CDS encoding DUF4198 domain-containing protein has protein sequence MKTLLSAAAAVMALPAMANAHFLLEYTTDTMIEKPGDVPVKLVFWHPFENGHVMDLEKPQEFYVIHNGEKTDLLDTLEPIRFTGGQNEGAAFKGSVPVKRSGDYVLVTVPQPYYEESEDIYIQQLTKAFLNRNELPTDWMNPVGLPTEIIPLNKPTNIIAGSTFTGRVLADGQPVAGAEIEIEYMAAEPDMDSAAASAPKVSPMPGGAVVAISDDNGYFSFGVPKAGYWGFAALGSGPATEHEGKELSQDAVIWIRAWDLE, from the coding sequence ATGAAAACGCTGCTCAGTGCAGCCGCTGCCGTGATGGCACTTCCTGCCATGGCAAATGCGCATTTCCTTTTGGAATACACCACCGACACCATGATCGAGAAACCGGGTGATGTGCCGGTCAAGCTGGTTTTCTGGCATCCGTTCGAAAACGGCCATGTCATGGATCTGGAAAAGCCGCAGGAATTCTATGTGATCCACAACGGTGAAAAGACCGATTTGCTGGATACGCTGGAACCTATCCGGTTCACCGGCGGGCAAAACGAGGGCGCGGCGTTCAAAGGCAGTGTCCCGGTCAAACGGTCGGGTGACTATGTGCTGGTGACGGTTCCTCAGCCTTACTATGAGGAATCCGAAGACATCTATATCCAACAGCTCACCAAAGCCTTCCTGAACCGCAACGAATTACCGACCGACTGGATGAATCCCGTGGGTCTGCCGACCGAGATTATCCCGCTGAACAAGCCGACCAACATCATCGCGGGTTCAACCTTCACGGGCCGTGTGCTGGCTGATGGTCAGCCGGTTGCGGGGGCCGAGATCGAGATCGAATACATGGCCGCCGAACCCGACATGGACAGCGCGGCCGCTTCTGCACCGAAAGTGTCCCCTATGCCGGGTGGTGCGGTGGTCGCCATATCTGACGACAACGGGTATTTTTCGTTCGGCGTTCCAAAAGCCGGCTACTGGGGTTTCGCAGCACTTGGTTCCGGTCCGGCAACCGAACATGAGGGCAAAGAACTCAGCCAGGATGCGGTGATCTGGATTCGCGCCTGGGATCTGGAGTAA
- the cbiM gene encoding cobalt transporter CbiM: protein MHIVDGALSNPVVVGGAIAAAGGIAMGLRSLDLDRIPTAGVLSASFFVASLIHVPIGPSSVHLILNGMAGLLLGWAAFPALFVGLLLQAVFFGFGGLTVLGINTVNIALPAVVAGMLFGRLIARGTPLHGAIWGGVGGAFAIAATTGMVAISLALSGDEFLPAAKLVFFAHIPVMAIEAILTGFAVLLARKVKPELFFRGATT, encoded by the coding sequence ATGCACATCGTCGACGGAGCCCTTTCCAACCCGGTTGTTGTTGGCGGCGCCATAGCGGCCGCGGGCGGGATCGCCATGGGTCTCAGGTCTCTGGATCTTGATCGCATCCCCACTGCCGGTGTGCTGTCAGCCAGTTTCTTCGTAGCATCGTTGATCCACGTACCCATTGGTCCGTCGTCGGTCCATTTGATCCTCAACGGCATGGCCGGGCTGCTGCTTGGTTGGGCCGCATTCCCGGCTTTGTTCGTCGGGCTTTTGTTACAGGCGGTCTTTTTCGGCTTTGGCGGGTTGACGGTGCTGGGGATCAACACCGTCAATATCGCCCTGCCCGCGGTGGTGGCCGGAATGCTGTTCGGTCGTCTGATCGCGCGCGGGACACCTTTGCATGGTGCGATTTGGGGTGGTGTCGGCGGCGCATTTGCAATTGCGGCGACAACCGGCATGGTCGCGATTTCCCTGGCGCTGTCGGGGGATGAGTTCCTGCCCGCTGCCAAGCTTGTTTTCTTCGCCCATATTCCAGTCATGGCCATCGAGGCGATTTTGACCGGGTTCGCCGTCTTGTTGGCGCGCAAGGTCAAGCCCGAACTGTTTTTCAGAGGAGCAACCACATGA
- a CDS encoding cobalt ABC transporter permease, whose translation MKHLVVILAVCCAPVPALAHKVIAGVFESGDVIEGEIGFSNGDMASGTEVIVTGPDGAELGRSVTDADGFFVYTPTSAVAHTFFADLGAGHVAEVTMSAEDVARVLGVAVAETGDSSSAALTPASGSAASLSVEEQQVIAKAVRDELRPLRREIAAYREQNDLQTILGGIGYIVGLFGLGFYMAARRKLAS comes from the coding sequence ATGAAACATCTGGTTGTCATACTGGCTGTGTGCTGTGCGCCCGTGCCTGCCCTGGCGCACAAGGTCATAGCCGGCGTTTTCGAGTCGGGAGACGTGATCGAGGGCGAGATCGGCTTTTCCAACGGTGATATGGCAAGCGGGACCGAGGTCATTGTCACCGGCCCGGACGGGGCCGAGCTGGGTCGATCGGTCACGGATGCGGACGGTTTCTTTGTCTACACGCCGACCTCGGCCGTGGCGCACACCTTCTTTGCTGACCTTGGCGCCGGGCATGTGGCCGAAGTCACGATGTCTGCCGAAGATGTCGCGCGGGTTCTGGGTGTTGCCGTGGCAGAAACCGGAGACTCGTCTTCGGCTGCTTTGACACCGGCCAGCGGTTCGGCGGCTTCTCTCAGCGTCGAAGAACAGCAGGTTATCGCCAAAGCCGTGCGTGATGAATTGCGCCCGCTCAGGCGCGAGATTGCGGCCTATCGCGAACAGAATGACCTGCAAACCATCCTTGGCGGGATCGGGTACATCGTTGGTCTGTTCGGTCTGGGCTTTTACATGGCGGCCCGCCGCAAGCTGGCGTCCTGA
- the cbiQ gene encoding cobalt ECF transporter T component CbiQ has translation MAHVLGHQEKTLAEAGDGPDGLISQLDPRMRIVMAVAFAVVTVALSSLGALCVALTVSLSLLIVSRLPWRKTLKRMAMMDGFILFMLVLLPFSMPGAPMFTLWGFPASWQGFWKAVEIALTANAVILSLMVLVGTMEPVTLGHALHRLRCPEKLVYLLMFTIRYIEVLREEYLRLRAAMKVRGFRPATNWHTYRSFGYLVGMMLVRAIERSERILAAMKCRGFSGRMPLLQEFALTRADIVFAAGFSGLCLGLIILEFA, from the coding sequence ATGGCACACGTTCTGGGGCACCAAGAAAAAACACTGGCCGAAGCCGGTGACGGGCCGGACGGTCTGATCAGCCAGCTGGATCCCCGGATGCGTATCGTCATGGCGGTTGCTTTTGCTGTCGTGACCGTGGCGCTGTCATCCCTCGGCGCGCTTTGCGTGGCGCTGACAGTGTCGCTTTCGCTTCTGATAGTTTCCCGTCTGCCGTGGCGAAAGACGTTGAAGCGAATGGCCATGATGGATGGGTTCATCCTGTTCATGCTGGTCCTGCTGCCCTTTTCCATGCCCGGAGCCCCGATGTTCACGCTTTGGGGATTCCCCGCAAGCTGGCAGGGTTTCTGGAAAGCGGTCGAGATTGCTTTGACCGCCAATGCCGTGATCCTGTCCCTGATGGTTTTGGTCGGCACGATGGAGCCAGTCACTCTGGGTCACGCCTTGCATCGTCTGCGGTGCCCGGAAAAGCTGGTTTACCTGCTGATGTTCACGATCCGGTATATCGAGGTGTTGCGGGAAGAATACCTGCGCTTGCGCGCCGCCATGAAGGTGCGCGGTTTTCGGCCAGCAACAAACTGGCACACATATCGCAGCTTTGGCTACCTTGTGGGCATGATGCTTGTGCGCGCGATCGAAAGATCGGAACGCATCCTGGCCGCGATGAAGTGCCGGGGGTTTTCCGGGCGTATGCCGTTGCTTCAGGAATTTGCCCTGACCCGCGCGGACATTGTGTTTGCGGCTGGTTTCAGCGGTCTCTGCCTGGGTCTGATCATTCTGGAATTCGCATGA
- a CDS encoding energy-coupling factor ABC transporter ATP-binding protein: MTLIALEDICFSYPGQPPVLDGASLSLNAGQRLSLTGPNGAGKSTLLRITLGLQRPSSGTVTVFGQKRVEEADFHEVRRRVGLVFQDADDQLFCPTVAEDIAFGPLNLGKTRDEALAIVDKVLGDLDLIHLKNRITHKLSGGEKRLVTLATVLAMDPEVLLLDEPTNALDTKNEARLLEILRALPQAILLVSHSPAFRLELAPDELDLRDGKPVPV; this comes from the coding sequence ATGACACTGATCGCGCTAGAAGACATCTGTTTTTCCTACCCCGGCCAGCCACCCGTTCTGGACGGGGCCAGCCTGAGCCTGAATGCCGGGCAGCGCCTGTCTCTGACTGGTCCGAACGGTGCGGGAAAATCGACGCTCCTGCGCATCACGCTTGGGTTGCAGCGCCCGAGTTCTGGCACCGTCACCGTTTTTGGTCAGAAACGCGTGGAAGAGGCCGATTTCCACGAAGTGCGCCGCCGGGTGGGGCTTGTATTTCAGGATGCGGACGATCAGCTGTTCTGCCCGACCGTCGCCGAAGACATCGCCTTTGGGCCGCTCAATCTGGGCAAGACCCGTGACGAAGCGCTTGCCATTGTCGACAAAGTTCTGGGCGATCTGGACCTGATACACCTGAAGAACCGCATCACACACAAATTGTCAGGCGGTGAAAAACGGCTGGTGACACTGGCGACGGTTCTGGCGATGGATCCCGAAGTGCTGTTGCTGGACGAACCGACGAATGCGCTGGATACGAAAAACGAAGCGCGCCTGCTGGAAATCCTGCGCGCGTTGCCACAGGCGATTCTGCTTGTCAGTCATTCGCCGGCGTTCCGCTTGGAATTGGCACCCGATGAACTGGATCTTCGCGACGGGAAGCCGGTGCCGGTCTGA